The proteins below are encoded in one region of Oncorhynchus clarkii lewisi isolate Uvic-CL-2024 chromosome 33, UVic_Ocla_1.0, whole genome shotgun sequence:
- the LOC139392660 gene encoding kinesin-like protein KIF21A isoform X3: MSGQDESSVRVALRIRPQLAREKIEGCHICTFCMPAEPQVMLGKDKAFTYDYVFDMDSQQESIYTHCTEKLIEGCFEGYNATIFAYGQTGSGKTYTMGTGFDVNICEEELGIIPRAVGHLFRGIEERRQAATEQGKPVPEFKINAQFLELYNEEVLDLFESTRDMDGKRQKSTIKIHEDANGGIYTVGVTTRTVASEAEMMQCLKLGALSRTTASTQMNVQSSRSHAIFTIHLCQVRVCAPDDSGSSETDNRLANGSSEINSEFETLTAKFHFVDLAGSERLKRTGATGDRAKEGISINCGLLALGNVISALGDRSKRSTHVPYRDSKLTRLLQDSLGGNSQTVMIACISPSDRDFMETLSCLNYANRARNIKNKVMVNQDKASQQISALRTDIARLQMELMEYKTGKRMVGEDGMESINDMVHENSMLQTENSNLRIRVKAMQETIDAQRARLTQYLSDQANQALAKVGEGTEEIGNMIQNYIKEIEELRAKLLESEAVNENLRKTLSRANTRSSLYGVGGSFSPAQLAPEREASDIIEMAKKDLEKLKKKERKKKKSVVKEEVPDNEQERGNDEAEGDDHVSDHEEGEELEGEDEEYEMEGEESSDESDSEELDEKENFQADLANITCEIAIKQKLIDELENSQRRLHTLKQQYEQKLMMLQSKIRDTQLERDKVLHNMGSMETCTEGKAKKIKLEYEKKLSSMNKEMQKLQSAQKEHARLLKNQSQYEKQLKKLNQDVAEMKKTKVGLMRQMKEVQEKNRASECRRNREIATLKKDQRKHEHQLRQLEAQKRQQDLILRRKNEEVTALRKQVRPTSGKVNRKVSLPEPLQDPSHRSILGRPHSAGAAGPNGTPRKYPVRMGSVYTTRTARAKWQSLERRITDIIMQRLTISNMEADMNRLLKQREDLTKRREKVSRKREKIATEGTDTDRSIQSLNEEIDALAANIDYINDSIADCQANIMQMEEAKEEGDTVEVISSCNLSEARFLLDHFLHMAINKGLQAAQKDSQVKMMEGRLKQTEINSATQNQLLFHMLKEKAELNPELDALLGNALQEIGYLVVENGDDSSSDESSTASPATEGSSLASDLLKLCGEAKPRKARRRTTTQMELLYAGSGEFDFSAPLLPPTDAQEGTGDMGTVAGHLRDRELTVSPSALSSRIAGLSGAWSSMGAERRSLERSPLTRRRMLEKGGHPPLDVKEHTPMDPKGHPARETKSHIPTPTPTATEKTKITDTKPTGVVNPVSSPKISHAARLQCVHVAEGHTKPVMCVDCTDDLLFTGSKDRTCKVWNLVTGQEIMSLGDHPSSVVSVRYCSSLVFTVSTAYIKVWDIRDSAKCIRTLTSSGQVSTGDSCVSLRSLSIPPGENQINQISLNPTGSYLYSASGNSVRMWDLRKFVSTGKLTGHLGPVLCLTVDQLGNGQDMVLTGSKDHTLKMFEVTEGVQGSIVSCHNFDPPHQEGIVSLAVQGDSLYSSSRDYCIKKWDLSRKRLVQQVASAHSDWVSALGVVPGCPVVLSADRGGLLKLWHADTLAPLGDLRGHDSPVNGLATNSSQLFTASDDRTVKIWQAKGSLEEGIH; the protein is encoded by the exons ACTGGTTCGGGGAAGACCTACACCATGGGCACAGGGTTTGACGTGAACATCTGTGAGGAGGAGCTGGGCATCATTCCCCGGGCAGTCGGGCACCTCTTCAGAGGCATTGAGGAACGACGGCAGGCCGCCACAGAGCAAGGCAAGCCTGTACCCGAGTTCAAGATCAACGCACAGTTCCTGGAG CTGTACAATGAGGAGGTGTTGGATCTGTTTGAATCAACGCGGGACATGGATGGGAAGAGACAGAAGTCCACCATCAAGATTCACGAGGACGCTAATGGAGGCATCTACACTGTGGGAGTCACCACACGCACGGTCGCCTCCGAGGCAGAG ATGATGCAGTGTCTGAAGCTGGGCGCTCTGTCCCGTACCACGGCCAGCACCCAGATGAATGTCCAGAGTTCGCGCTCCCATGCCATCTTCACCATCCACCTGTGCCAAGTCAGAGTCTGCGCTCCGGATGACAGT GGGTCCAGTGAGACAGACAACCGTCTGGCCAACGGTTCCTCTGAGATCAACTCTGAGTTTGAGACGCTGACGGCTAAGTTTCACTTTGTGGACCTGGCCGGGTCCGAGAGACTAAAGAGGACAGGAGCTACCGGGGATAGAGCCAAGGAAGGCATCTCCATCAACTGTGGACTG cttgcGCTGGGTAACGTGATCAGTGCTCTGGGGGACAGGAGTAAGAGGTCCACCCACGTGCCTTACAGGGACTCGAAACTCACCCGGCTACTGCAGGACTCTCTGGGAGGAAACAG TCAAACGGTGATGATAGCTTGTATCAGCCCATCTGACCGGGACTTCATGGAGACACTGAGCTGCCTGAACTACGCTAACCGAGCCAGGAACATTAAGAACAAGGTGATGGTGAACCAGGACAAGGCCTCCCAGCAGATATCAGCTCTCAGGACTGACATTGCCAGGCTACAGATGGAACTGATGGAGTACAAGACG gGCAAGCGTATGGTGGGGGAGGACGGCATGGAGAGCATCAACGACATGGTCCATGAGAACAGCATGCTGCAGACAGAGAACAGCAACCTGAGGATCAGGGTCAAGGCCATGCAGGAGACCATTGACGCTCAGAGGGCCAGACTCACACAGTACCTCAGTGACCAGGCCAACCAGGCTCTGGCCAAAGTGG GTGAGGGGACTGAGGAAATTGGAAATATGATCCAGAACTACATCAAAGAAATCGAGGAGCTCAG AGCCAAGCTTCTGGAGAGTGAGGCAGTGAATGAGAACCTCCGTAAAACCCTGTCCCGTGCCAACACACGTTCATCCCTGTACGGGGTTGGGGGCTCCTTCTCCCCAGCCCAACTCGCCCCGGAGAGAGAGGCCTCTGACATCATCGAAATGGCCAAGAAAGATCTGGAGAAACTcaagaagaaagagaggaagaaaaagaaGAG TGTGGTCAAGGAGGAGGTACCTGACAACGAACAGGAACGAGGCAACGACGAGGCAGAGGGG GATGACCACGTCAGTGACCACGAGGAAGGAGAGGAGCTGGAGGGAGAAGACGAGGAGtacgagatggagggagaggagagctcGGACGAGTCAGACTCTGAAGAACTGGATGAGAAAG AGAACTTCCAGGCGGACCTGGCCAACATCACGTGTGAGATCGCCATCAAGCAGAAGCTGATCGACGAGCTGGAGAACAGCCAGCGCCGTCTGCACACGCTCAAACAGCAGTACGAACAGAAGCTGATGATGCTGCAGAGCAAGATCCGAGACACACAGCTGGAGAGGGACAAGGTGCTGCACAACATGG GCTCGATGGAGACGTGCACGGAGGGGAAAGCTAAGAAGATCAAGTTAGAATATGAGAAGAAGCTGAGCTCTATGAACAAGGAGATGCAGAAGCTGCAGTCAGCCCAGAAGGAACACGCACGCCTCCTCAAGAACCAATCGCAGTACGAGAAGCAGCTCAAGAAACTCAACCAGGATGTGGCTGAGATGAAGAAAACAAAG GTGGGTCTGATGCGTCAGATGAAGGAGGTGCAGGAGAAAAACAGAGCGTCAGAGTGCCGACGCAACCGAGAGATCGCGACTCTGAAGAAGGACCAGCGCAAACATGAG CACCAACTGAGACAGCTGGAGGCTCAGAAGAGGCAGCAGGACCTGATACTGCGCAGGAAGAATGAGGAG GTGACAGCTCTGAGGAAGCAGGTGAGGCCAACTTCAGGGAAGGTAAACAGAAAGGTGAGCCTACCGGAGCCCCTCCAGGACCCTTCTCACCGCAGCATCCTAGGGAGACCTCACTCTGCTGGGGCAGCAGGCCCCAATGGCACCCCAAG GAAGTACCCGGTGAGGATGGGGAGCGTCTACACCACCAGGACAGCCCGGGCTAAATGGCAGTCTCTGGAGAGAcgcatcactgacatcatcatgCAGAGGCTGACCATCTCCAACATGGAGGCTGATATGAACCGCCTCCTCAAG CAACGTGAGGACCTGACCAAGCGAAGAGAGAAGGTGTCTCGTAAGAGGGAGAAGATCGCCACAGAGGGGACCGACACGGACCGAAGCATCCAGTCTTTGAACGAGGAGATAGACGCCCTGGCGGCCAACATCGACTACATCAACGACAGCATCGCTGACTGTCAGGCCAACATCATGCAGATGGAGGAAGCGAAG gaggagggagacacagTGGAGGTGATCAGCTCCTGTAACCTATCAGAAGCCCGCTTCCTGCTTGATCACTTCCTGCACATGGCCATCAACAAG GGTCTGCAGGCGGCCCAGAAGGATTCCCAGGTGAAGATGATGGAGGGCAGGCTGAAGCAGACAGAGATCAACAGCGCCACTCAGAACCAGCTGCTGTTCCACATGCTGAAGGAGAAAGCTGAACTCAACCCTGAGCTGGACGCTCTGCTGGGCAACGCACTGCAAG AGATAGGTTACCTAGTGGTGG AGAACGGAGATGACAGCAGTAGTGATGAGTCCTCTACCGCCAGCCCAGCCACAGAGGgaag CTCATTGGCCTCTGACCTCCTGAAGCTGTGTGGAGAGGCCAAACCTAGGAAG GCACGCAGAAGGACAACCACGCAGATGGAGCTGCTGTATGCCGGGAGTGGTGAATTTGACTTCTCTGCACCCCTGCTACCCCCGACAGACGCCCAGGAAGGGACAGGGGACATGGGGACAGTAGCAGGACATCTCAGGGACAGGGAACTCACTGTGTCCCCCTCAGCACTGTCCTCCCGGATAGCTGGACT ATCTGGAGCCTGGTCTTCGATGGGAGCTGAGAGGAGATCACTGGAGCGCTCGCCTCTAACACGCAGGAGGATGCTAGAGAAGGGAGGACATCCCCCTTTAGACGTCAAGGAACACACACCTATGGACCCCAAGGGTCACCCGGCGAGAGAGACAAAGTCGCACATACCCACGCCCACGCCCACGGCCACAGAGAAGACCAAAATCACAGACACCAAACCAAC AGGGGTGGTCAACCCTGTGTCATCCCCTAAGATCAGCCATGCTGCCAGGCTACAGTGTGTCCATGTGGCTGAGGGACACACCAAACCTGTCATGTGTGTCGACTGCACTGATGACCTGCTCTTCACTGGCTCTAAAG atCGTACGTGTAAGGTGTGGAACCTGGTGACTGGTCAAGAGATCATGTCTCTGGGAGATCATCCCAGCAGTGTGGTGTCTGTTAGATACTGTTCCAGCCTGGTCTTCACTGTCTCCACCGCTTACATCAAGGTCTGGGACATCCGAGACTCCGCCAAGTGCATACGCACACTCAC GTCATCGGGCCAGGTGAGTACAGGGGACAGCTGTGTGTCTCTCAGGTCCCTGTCCATCCCTCCAGGAGAGAACCAGATCAACCAGATTTCTCTGAACCCCACGGGATCCTACCTCTACTCCGCCTCGGGCAACTCAGTCCGCATGTGGGACCTCAGGAA GTTTGTGTCTACTGGGAAGCTGACGGGTCACCTGGGCCCGGTCTTGTGTCTGACCGTCGACCAGTTGGGCAACGGTCAAGACATGGTCCTAACGGGGTCCAAGGACCACACCCTGAAGATGTTTGAGGTGACAGAGGGTGTCCAGGGCAGCATTGTGTCCTGTCACAACTTTGATCCGCCACACCAGGAGGGTATCGTCTCTCTGGCTGTTCAGGGGGACAGCCTCTACAGCAGCTCCAGAGACTACTGCATCAAGAAGTGGGACCTGTCCCGGAAACGACTAGTACAG CAGGTGGCGAGTGCCCACTCTGACTGGGTAAGTGCGCTGGGTGTGGTGCCAGGGTGCCCGGTAGTGCTGAGTGCAGACAGGGGAGGTCTGCTGAAGCTGTGGCACGCTGATACCCTGGCACCGCTTGGAGACCTGAGGGGACACGACAGCCCTGTGAATGGACTGGCTACCAACAGCAGCCAGCTATTCACTGCCTCAGA TGACCGGACGGTGAAGATTTGGCAAGCAAAGGGTTCTTTGGAGGAAGGCATCCATTGA
- the LOC139392660 gene encoding kinesin-like protein KIF21A isoform X4, with the protein MSGQDESSVRVALRIRPQLAREKIEGCHICTFCMPAEPQVMLGKDKAFTYDYVFDMDSQQESIYTHCTEKLIEGCFEGYNATIFAYGQTGSGKTYTMGTGFDVNICEEELGIIPRAVGHLFRGIEERRQAATEQGKPVPEFKINAQFLELYNEEVLDLFESTRDMDGKRQKSTIKIHEDANGGIYTVGVTTRTVASEAEMMQCLKLGALSRTTASTQMNVQSSRSHAIFTIHLCQVRVCAPDDSGSSETDNRLANGSSEINSEFETLTAKFHFVDLAGSERLKRTGATGDRAKEGISINCGLLALGNVISALGDRSKRSTHVPYRDSKLTRLLQDSLGGNSQTVMIACISPSDRDFMETLSCLNYANRARNIKNKVMVNQDKASQQISALRTDIARLQMELMEYKTGKRMVGEDGMESINDMVHENSMLQTENSNLRIRVKAMQETIDAQRARLTQYLSDQANQALAKVGEGTEEIGNMIQNYIKEIEELRAKLLESEAVNENLRKTLSRANTRSSLYGVGGSFSPAQLAPEREASDIIEMAKKDLEKLKKKERKKKKSVVKEEVPDNEQERGNDEAEGDDHVSDHEEGEELEGEDEEYEMEGEESSDESDSEELDEKENFQADLANITCEIAIKQKLIDELENSQRRLHTLKQQYEQKLMMLQSKIRDTQLERDKVLHNMGSMETCTEGKAKKIKLEYEKKLSSMNKEMQKLQSAQKEHARLLKNQSQYEKQLKKLNQDVAEMKKTKVGLMRQMKEVQEKNRASECRRNREIATLKKDQRKHEHQLRQLEAQKRQQDLILRRKNEEVTALRKQVRPTSGKVNRKVSLPEPLQDPSHRSILGRPHSAGAAGPNGTPRKYPVRMGSVYTTRTARAKWQSLERRITDIIMQRLTISNMEADMNRLLKQREDLTKRREKVSRKREKIATEGTDTDRSIQSLNEEIDALAANIDYINDSIADCQANIMQMEEAKEEGDTVEVISSCNLSEARFLLDHFLHMAINKGLQAAQKDSQVKMMEGRLKQTEINSATQNQLLFHMLKEKAELNPELDALLGNALQENGDDSSSDESSTASPATEGSSLASDLLKLCGEAKPRKARRRTTTQMELLYAGSGEFDFSAPLLPPTDAQEGTGDMGTVAGHLRDRELTVSPSALSSRIAGLSGAWSSMGAERRSLERSPLTRRRMLEKGGHPPLDVKEHTPMDPKGHPARETKSHIPTPTPTATEKTKITDTKPTGVVNPVSSPKISHAARLQCVHVAEGHTKPVMCVDCTDDLLFTGSKDRTCKVWNLVTGQEIMSLGDHPSSVVSVRYCSSLVFTVSTAYIKVWDIRDSAKCIRTLTSSGQVSTGDSCVSLRSLSIPPGENQINQISLNPTGSYLYSASGNSVRMWDLRKFVSTGKLTGHLGPVLCLTVDQLGNGQDMVLTGSKDHTLKMFEVTEGVQGSIVSCHNFDPPHQEGIVSLAVQGDSLYSSSRDYCIKKWDLSRKRLVQQVASAHSDWVSALGVVPGCPVVLSADRGGLLKLWHADTLAPLGDLRGHDSPVNGLATNSSQLFTASDDRTVKIWQAKGSLEEGIH; encoded by the exons ACTGGTTCGGGGAAGACCTACACCATGGGCACAGGGTTTGACGTGAACATCTGTGAGGAGGAGCTGGGCATCATTCCCCGGGCAGTCGGGCACCTCTTCAGAGGCATTGAGGAACGACGGCAGGCCGCCACAGAGCAAGGCAAGCCTGTACCCGAGTTCAAGATCAACGCACAGTTCCTGGAG CTGTACAATGAGGAGGTGTTGGATCTGTTTGAATCAACGCGGGACATGGATGGGAAGAGACAGAAGTCCACCATCAAGATTCACGAGGACGCTAATGGAGGCATCTACACTGTGGGAGTCACCACACGCACGGTCGCCTCCGAGGCAGAG ATGATGCAGTGTCTGAAGCTGGGCGCTCTGTCCCGTACCACGGCCAGCACCCAGATGAATGTCCAGAGTTCGCGCTCCCATGCCATCTTCACCATCCACCTGTGCCAAGTCAGAGTCTGCGCTCCGGATGACAGT GGGTCCAGTGAGACAGACAACCGTCTGGCCAACGGTTCCTCTGAGATCAACTCTGAGTTTGAGACGCTGACGGCTAAGTTTCACTTTGTGGACCTGGCCGGGTCCGAGAGACTAAAGAGGACAGGAGCTACCGGGGATAGAGCCAAGGAAGGCATCTCCATCAACTGTGGACTG cttgcGCTGGGTAACGTGATCAGTGCTCTGGGGGACAGGAGTAAGAGGTCCACCCACGTGCCTTACAGGGACTCGAAACTCACCCGGCTACTGCAGGACTCTCTGGGAGGAAACAG TCAAACGGTGATGATAGCTTGTATCAGCCCATCTGACCGGGACTTCATGGAGACACTGAGCTGCCTGAACTACGCTAACCGAGCCAGGAACATTAAGAACAAGGTGATGGTGAACCAGGACAAGGCCTCCCAGCAGATATCAGCTCTCAGGACTGACATTGCCAGGCTACAGATGGAACTGATGGAGTACAAGACG gGCAAGCGTATGGTGGGGGAGGACGGCATGGAGAGCATCAACGACATGGTCCATGAGAACAGCATGCTGCAGACAGAGAACAGCAACCTGAGGATCAGGGTCAAGGCCATGCAGGAGACCATTGACGCTCAGAGGGCCAGACTCACACAGTACCTCAGTGACCAGGCCAACCAGGCTCTGGCCAAAGTGG GTGAGGGGACTGAGGAAATTGGAAATATGATCCAGAACTACATCAAAGAAATCGAGGAGCTCAG AGCCAAGCTTCTGGAGAGTGAGGCAGTGAATGAGAACCTCCGTAAAACCCTGTCCCGTGCCAACACACGTTCATCCCTGTACGGGGTTGGGGGCTCCTTCTCCCCAGCCCAACTCGCCCCGGAGAGAGAGGCCTCTGACATCATCGAAATGGCCAAGAAAGATCTGGAGAAACTcaagaagaaagagaggaagaaaaagaaGAG TGTGGTCAAGGAGGAGGTACCTGACAACGAACAGGAACGAGGCAACGACGAGGCAGAGGGG GATGACCACGTCAGTGACCACGAGGAAGGAGAGGAGCTGGAGGGAGAAGACGAGGAGtacgagatggagggagaggagagctcGGACGAGTCAGACTCTGAAGAACTGGATGAGAAAG AGAACTTCCAGGCGGACCTGGCCAACATCACGTGTGAGATCGCCATCAAGCAGAAGCTGATCGACGAGCTGGAGAACAGCCAGCGCCGTCTGCACACGCTCAAACAGCAGTACGAACAGAAGCTGATGATGCTGCAGAGCAAGATCCGAGACACACAGCTGGAGAGGGACAAGGTGCTGCACAACATGG GCTCGATGGAGACGTGCACGGAGGGGAAAGCTAAGAAGATCAAGTTAGAATATGAGAAGAAGCTGAGCTCTATGAACAAGGAGATGCAGAAGCTGCAGTCAGCCCAGAAGGAACACGCACGCCTCCTCAAGAACCAATCGCAGTACGAGAAGCAGCTCAAGAAACTCAACCAGGATGTGGCTGAGATGAAGAAAACAAAG GTGGGTCTGATGCGTCAGATGAAGGAGGTGCAGGAGAAAAACAGAGCGTCAGAGTGCCGACGCAACCGAGAGATCGCGACTCTGAAGAAGGACCAGCGCAAACATGAG CACCAACTGAGACAGCTGGAGGCTCAGAAGAGGCAGCAGGACCTGATACTGCGCAGGAAGAATGAGGAG GTGACAGCTCTGAGGAAGCAGGTGAGGCCAACTTCAGGGAAGGTAAACAGAAAGGTGAGCCTACCGGAGCCCCTCCAGGACCCTTCTCACCGCAGCATCCTAGGGAGACCTCACTCTGCTGGGGCAGCAGGCCCCAATGGCACCCCAAG GAAGTACCCGGTGAGGATGGGGAGCGTCTACACCACCAGGACAGCCCGGGCTAAATGGCAGTCTCTGGAGAGAcgcatcactgacatcatcatgCAGAGGCTGACCATCTCCAACATGGAGGCTGATATGAACCGCCTCCTCAAG CAACGTGAGGACCTGACCAAGCGAAGAGAGAAGGTGTCTCGTAAGAGGGAGAAGATCGCCACAGAGGGGACCGACACGGACCGAAGCATCCAGTCTTTGAACGAGGAGATAGACGCCCTGGCGGCCAACATCGACTACATCAACGACAGCATCGCTGACTGTCAGGCCAACATCATGCAGATGGAGGAAGCGAAG gaggagggagacacagTGGAGGTGATCAGCTCCTGTAACCTATCAGAAGCCCGCTTCCTGCTTGATCACTTCCTGCACATGGCCATCAACAAG GGTCTGCAGGCGGCCCAGAAGGATTCCCAGGTGAAGATGATGGAGGGCAGGCTGAAGCAGACAGAGATCAACAGCGCCACTCAGAACCAGCTGCTGTTCCACATGCTGAAGGAGAAAGCTGAACTCAACCCTGAGCTGGACGCTCTGCTGGGCAACGCACTGCAAG AGAACGGAGATGACAGCAGTAGTGATGAGTCCTCTACCGCCAGCCCAGCCACAGAGGgaag CTCATTGGCCTCTGACCTCCTGAAGCTGTGTGGAGAGGCCAAACCTAGGAAG GCACGCAGAAGGACAACCACGCAGATGGAGCTGCTGTATGCCGGGAGTGGTGAATTTGACTTCTCTGCACCCCTGCTACCCCCGACAGACGCCCAGGAAGGGACAGGGGACATGGGGACAGTAGCAGGACATCTCAGGGACAGGGAACTCACTGTGTCCCCCTCAGCACTGTCCTCCCGGATAGCTGGACT ATCTGGAGCCTGGTCTTCGATGGGAGCTGAGAGGAGATCACTGGAGCGCTCGCCTCTAACACGCAGGAGGATGCTAGAGAAGGGAGGACATCCCCCTTTAGACGTCAAGGAACACACACCTATGGACCCCAAGGGTCACCCGGCGAGAGAGACAAAGTCGCACATACCCACGCCCACGCCCACGGCCACAGAGAAGACCAAAATCACAGACACCAAACCAAC AGGGGTGGTCAACCCTGTGTCATCCCCTAAGATCAGCCATGCTGCCAGGCTACAGTGTGTCCATGTGGCTGAGGGACACACCAAACCTGTCATGTGTGTCGACTGCACTGATGACCTGCTCTTCACTGGCTCTAAAG atCGTACGTGTAAGGTGTGGAACCTGGTGACTGGTCAAGAGATCATGTCTCTGGGAGATCATCCCAGCAGTGTGGTGTCTGTTAGATACTGTTCCAGCCTGGTCTTCACTGTCTCCACCGCTTACATCAAGGTCTGGGACATCCGAGACTCCGCCAAGTGCATACGCACACTCAC GTCATCGGGCCAGGTGAGTACAGGGGACAGCTGTGTGTCTCTCAGGTCCCTGTCCATCCCTCCAGGAGAGAACCAGATCAACCAGATTTCTCTGAACCCCACGGGATCCTACCTCTACTCCGCCTCGGGCAACTCAGTCCGCATGTGGGACCTCAGGAA GTTTGTGTCTACTGGGAAGCTGACGGGTCACCTGGGCCCGGTCTTGTGTCTGACCGTCGACCAGTTGGGCAACGGTCAAGACATGGTCCTAACGGGGTCCAAGGACCACACCCTGAAGATGTTTGAGGTGACAGAGGGTGTCCAGGGCAGCATTGTGTCCTGTCACAACTTTGATCCGCCACACCAGGAGGGTATCGTCTCTCTGGCTGTTCAGGGGGACAGCCTCTACAGCAGCTCCAGAGACTACTGCATCAAGAAGTGGGACCTGTCCCGGAAACGACTAGTACAG CAGGTGGCGAGTGCCCACTCTGACTGGGTAAGTGCGCTGGGTGTGGTGCCAGGGTGCCCGGTAGTGCTGAGTGCAGACAGGGGAGGTCTGCTGAAGCTGTGGCACGCTGATACCCTGGCACCGCTTGGAGACCTGAGGGGACACGACAGCCCTGTGAATGGACTGGCTACCAACAGCAGCCAGCTATTCACTGCCTCAGA TGACCGGACGGTGAAGATTTGGCAAGCAAAGGGTTCTTTGGAGGAAGGCATCCATTGA